A portion of the Coturnix japonica isolate 7356 chromosome 4, Coturnix japonica 2.1, whole genome shotgun sequence genome contains these proteins:
- the CLGN gene encoding calmegin isoform X6, which translates to MLERGRGCRDTGRYGGAARSRRLVAGNCVLQVTRMHSQWDWLWLGLLVISSVTAEIEDGGVLGADVEVEDFDEESQQADVDKEESSLGVVYRTPKPTGDVYFAETFDGALTGWVLSEAKKEDTDDNIAKYDGRWEVEELKENTVPGDKGLVLKSAAKHHAISAMLTKTFIFDKNPLIVQYEVNFQGGIDCGGAYIKLLSSTDDLDLEFFFDKTPYTIMFGPDKCGEDYKLHFIIRHKNPKTGEYDEKHAKRPDVDLKKFYLDKKTHLYTLVLKPDDTFEMLIDQSVISKGSLLEDMIPPINPPKEIDDPADKKPEDWDERQKIPDPNAVKPDDWDEDEPSKIEDLDAVKPEGWLDYEPQYVPDPNAKKPKDWDEEMDGEWEAPQVPNPKCATAPGCGLWVRPMKNNPKYKGKWKAPMIVNPNYQGIWSPRKIPNPDYFEDPHPFEMTPISAIGLELWSMTSDIYFDNFIICSEKEVADRWAADGWGLKKLVASANEKTDEDFNLKKTDVSMPFTKGEVKQRREELEDDEIDLEEKDNEDIGEDGKMIDESKYGEEEDIDDEDNEDADESQEEGDKSNKSGSEDEMTVADETASSGDGPLKSVRKRRVQKD; encoded by the exons TTCTTCAGGTGACCAGAATGCATTCCCAGTGGGACTGGCTGTGGTTGGGTCTCCTGGTAATTAGCTCAGTAACTGCAGAGATTGAAGATGGAGGAGTTCTGGGTGCAGATGTTGAAGTGGAGGATTTTGACGAAGAGTCTCAACAAGCTGATGTCGACAAAGAAGAATCTTCCTTAGGG GTTGTGTACCGGACTCCGAAGCCAACTGGAgatgtttattttgcagaaacCTTTGATGGAGCATTGACTGG CTGGGTGTTGTCTGAAGCCAAGAAAGAAGACACAGATGACAACATTGCTAAATATGATG gaaGATGGGAAGtagaagagctgaaagaaaacacagtacCTGGAGACAAAGGATTAGTGCTAAAATCGGCTGCAAAGCATCACGCAATATCAGCTATGCTAacaaagacatttatttttgataaaaATCCATTGATTGTTCA ATACGAAGTGAATTTTCAAGGCGGCATTGACTGTGGTGGTGCGTATATTAAACTTCTCTCCAGTACGGATGACTTGGATCTG GAATTCTTTTTTGACAAAACGCCTTATACTATTATGTTTGGACCAGATAAATGTGGTGAAGATTACAAACTACACTTTATCATCAGGCATAAGAATCCTAAAACTGGAGAATATgatgaaaaacatgcaaaacGTCCCGATGTGGACCTAAAGAAGTTCTATCTGGACAAGAAGACACACCTATACACTCTTG TGCTGAAACCAGATGATACGTTTGAAATGCTGATCGACCAATCAGTCATCAGTAAGGGAAGTCTTCTGGAGGATATGATTCCTCCAATAAACCCTCCCAAAGAAATAGATGATCCTGCTGATAAGAAGCCTGAGGACTGGGATGAGAGACAAAAAATACCTGATCCCAACGCTGTCAAACCAGATGACTG GGATGAAGATGAGCCTTCTAAAATAGAAGATCTTGATGCTGTTAAGCCCGAAGGATGGCTTGATTATGAACCACAGTATGTTCCGGACCCCAATGCAAAAAAGCCGAAGGACTG GGATGAAGAAATGGATGGGGAGTGGGAAGCTCCTCAGGTCCCCAATCCAAAGTGTGCAACTGCACCTGGTTGTGGACTGTGGGTGCGTCCCATGAAGAACAACCCCAAGtataaaggaaaatggaaagcaccTATGATAGTTAATCCTAATTATCAG GGAATCTGGAGTCCTCGGAAAATACCTAACCCAGACTATTTTGAAGATCCTCACCCATTTGAGATGACACCTATCAGTGCTATTGGTTTAGAACTCTGGTCTATGACATCTGATATCTACTTTGATAACTTCATAATATGCTCAGAAAAAGAAGTCGCTGATCGTTGGGCAGCAGACGGTTGGGGCTTGAAGAAATTAGTAGCAAGTGCTAATGAG aaaacagatgaagattTCAACTTGAAAAAAACAGATGTGTCTATGCCATTTACAAAGggagaagtaaaacaaagaagagaagagtTAGAAGATGATGAAAtagatttagaagaaaaagacaacGAAGATATTGGTGAAGATGGTAAGATGA TAGATGAGAGTAAATatggggaagaggaagataTTGATGATGAAGACAACGAAGATGCAGATGAAAGTCAAGAAGAAGGCGATAAGTCAAATAAATCTGGCTCAGAAGATGAG atgaCAGTAGCTGATGAAACTGCAAGCTCTGGGGATGgtccactgaagtcagtgcGCAAAAGAAGAGTACAAAAGGACTGA